A window of the Candidatus Neomarinimicrobiota bacterium genome harbors these coding sequences:
- a CDS encoding amidohydrolase: MNILKRILSATIFVGSLFLISCGQQGPQFYSMGDFESVDKADVHVHINGADPMMVEQAQADNFKLLTVNVDYPDFPPIDEQQEIAVEQHNEYSATVGFFSTFPMDGWDNPGWAEKTIERIKAGQELGAIGVKTWKNIGMSYRDENGELVMIDDPGFDPPFGYLSEKDIWMIGHQAEPKNCWLPVDSMTVNNDREYFEAHPEYHMYKHPEMPSYEEHMEARNHMLEKNPNLKFMGAHLASLEWSVDRITQFLDRFPNATVDMAARMGQVQYQSIRDYEKVRDFFINYQDRVLYATDLTQAPGAATEEFKSQAHHRWTIDWKYLATSDTLEVPELDNAFKGLRLPADVVDKIYYQNAIKYFSGAWKSGSN, encoded by the coding sequence ATGAATATATTGAAGCGAATTCTGAGTGCGACCATCTTTGTTGGAAGTTTATTTCTCATCAGTTGTGGGCAGCAGGGGCCACAGTTTTACTCCATGGGGGATTTTGAGAGTGTGGACAAGGCGGATGTGCATGTACACATCAACGGCGCTGACCCAATGATGGTGGAACAGGCGCAGGCCGACAATTTTAAGTTGCTGACAGTGAATGTGGACTATCCCGATTTCCCACCCATCGATGAACAACAGGAAATTGCTGTAGAGCAGCACAACGAATATTCTGCAACGGTAGGCTTCTTTTCTACGTTTCCTATGGATGGCTGGGACAATCCCGGCTGGGCCGAGAAAACGATCGAGCGTATCAAAGCGGGGCAGGAACTCGGCGCTATCGGAGTGAAAACCTGGAAAAATATCGGCATGAGCTACCGGGATGAAAACGGCGAACTGGTGATGATCGATGATCCCGGTTTTGATCCCCCATTCGGATACCTGTCGGAGAAGGATATCTGGATGATCGGCCACCAGGCGGAACCGAAAAACTGCTGGCTGCCGGTTGATTCCATGACGGTCAATAACGATCGGGAATATTTCGAGGCGCACCCGGAATATCACATGTACAAACACCCGGAAATGCCCTCCTACGAGGAACATATGGAAGCCCGGAATCACATGCTCGAGAAGAACCCGAACCTGAAATTTATGGGTGCACATCTTGCGAGCCTCGAGTGGAGTGTGGACCGAATTACACAGTTTCTGGACCGGTTTCCCAATGCAACGGTCGATATGGCTGCGCGCATGGGACAGGTCCAATACCAGTCCATCCGGGATTATGAGAAGGTGCGCGATTTCTTTATCAATTACCAGGATCGCGTCCTCTACGCCACGGATTTGACCCAGGCACCCGGCGCCGCTACTGAGGAATTCAAATCGCAGGCACACCATCGCTGGACCATCGATTGGAAGTACCTTGCCACATCCGATACCCTCGAAGTCCCCGAACTCGATAACGCCTTCAAGGGACTTCGATTGCCGGCGGATGTTGTGGATAAAATCTATTACCAGAATGCGATTAAATATTTTTCGGGGGCGTGGAAATCAGGTTCTAACTAA
- a CDS encoding Gfo/Idh/MocA family oxidoreductase has translation MKNENISRRRFIGQSAKVTAGVSLGLAGAPAILKSQSPSEIINVGMIGTGDRGTWEAYILQSVPEVRLIACCDILPSHLQNGLEQATPNAKGYEDYRKLLENDDLDAVIIATPLHLHYKMAVDALDAGLHVFGEKTMTYDIPQANMLKAKVEDSKKTFMVGYQLRSNPLLQKVKTMIDEGACGTLTHVRCNYHRNGDWRREVSDPSLEKLINWRMYREFSGGLMAELCSHHIDITNWMLGEHPKKVTGFGGIDYWKDGRETYDNVNTVYEYPGGKKAIFTSITSNAHYGVELQFMGTHGTIEIHNEEGQEAIYYPELARKTHEVESDTTGVDAVSSATKKAWSSGEGELIQVPNRPKDDHKTTGLAFKHFAKSIKENTQPNANVFTGYDAAVAVHLGNLAMRNGTVESWNG, from the coding sequence ATGAAAAATGAAAACATATCCAGGCGCAGGTTTATCGGTCAGTCGGCAAAAGTAACGGCTGGGGTATCTCTGGGATTAGCAGGAGCTCCGGCTATACTTAAATCCCAGTCGCCGAGTGAAATTATTAATGTCGGGATGATCGGCACAGGTGATCGGGGGACGTGGGAAGCGTACATCCTGCAAAGCGTCCCGGAAGTCCGGCTTATCGCGTGCTGTGATATTCTGCCGTCACATCTCCAAAACGGACTGGAACAGGCAACGCCCAATGCGAAAGGATACGAGGATTATCGCAAACTACTAGAGAACGATGACCTCGATGCGGTCATTATCGCAACACCGTTACACCTGCATTACAAGATGGCCGTCGATGCACTGGATGCCGGGCTGCACGTTTTTGGTGAAAAAACGATGACATACGATATCCCTCAGGCCAACATGTTGAAAGCGAAGGTGGAAGACTCGAAAAAAACTTTTATGGTGGGATACCAATTGCGAAGTAATCCACTCCTGCAGAAGGTTAAGACTATGATCGATGAAGGCGCCTGTGGAACCCTGACCCATGTCCGTTGCAATTACCACCGGAATGGCGATTGGCGTCGGGAAGTATCGGATCCGAGTCTGGAGAAGCTGATTAACTGGCGTATGTACCGGGAGTTCTCAGGCGGACTGATGGCTGAACTCTGCTCGCATCATATTGACATCACAAACTGGATGCTGGGAGAACATCCGAAAAAAGTGACTGGGTTTGGCGGCATTGACTACTGGAAGGATGGGCGCGAGACCTACGATAATGTAAATACTGTCTATGAATATCCCGGTGGAAAGAAGGCCATCTTTACTTCCATCACCTCTAATGCGCATTACGGAGTTGAACTCCAGTTTATGGGCACCCACGGGACCATAGAAATCCACAATGAAGAAGGCCAGGAGGCCATATATTATCCGGAACTGGCTCGGAAAACCCATGAAGTGGAATCGGATACAACAGGTGTGGATGCAGTATCCAGTGCGACTAAAAAAGCATGGAGCAGTGGTGAGGGTGAACTCATTCAGGTTCCGAACCGCCCGAAAGATGACCATAAAACCACCGGCCTGGCCTTTAAACATTTTGCGAAAAGTATCAAAGAAAATACTCAGCCGAATGCCAATGTTTTTACCGGCTATGACGCTGCCGTTGCCGTTCATTTGGGAAATTTAGCGATGCGAAACGGAACGGTTGAAAGCTGGAACGGGTAA
- a CDS encoding DUF4832 domain-containing protein: MPQTFSARPSKNLMFSTHAFPTLKKVLVLIWIFGIGFGAYPLYVLAQTATTIEYSETDSIFANPERGFSTYRSRAITDGYLQNLRGHNVTVVQRIYKVPEFRSEQLSEDFLNTVQQDFDIARQEGFKLIPRFSYTENQNGDDAALDTILLHLDQLEPLFRANYDVILYMEAGFIGAWGEWYYSSHNLNNTQDRRTVLFKELDVLPEERMVVVRTPNYKKNIYSNDEPLTSDEAYTGSNRARTGAHNDCFLASATDYGTYQDIQEDKNYLHNDNRFVPQGGETCNPSDYSGCNNALDDLEYLHWSVLNRDYHSTVLDGWEENGCMPEIKRRLGYRFQLLDASIVDSVRSDGKFTLDFAVWNRGFASPFNPRNVEVVLRHQSTGSEFYLSVDVDPRLWFSGDTTQVSISGGMIPEMPEGEYAAFLNLSDPVPRLRKRPEYKIRLANEGVWEDSTGYNNLNHTITLDQQASGNVYSGDTYFESTDNITSTVHEPPQPVAQQFTLSGNYPNPFNERTQFQFTLANPAPVGIQVYDIAGRQVDELRTKYYDTGKHIINWTLQELSRGIFFIQLTNGQHEETIRAVLK, encoded by the coding sequence ATGCCCCAAACGTTCTCAGCGCGACCATCGAAAAATTTGATGTTCTCCACTCACGCATTTCCAACACTGAAAAAGGTTCTTGTTCTTATATGGATTTTTGGAATCGGTTTCGGAGCCTACCCCCTCTATGTGTTAGCTCAAACGGCTACGACAATAGAGTACTCCGAAACCGATTCTATCTTTGCAAACCCTGAGCGGGGCTTTTCAACCTATCGCTCGCGAGCTATCACGGATGGATATCTCCAAAATCTGCGTGGCCATAACGTCACGGTCGTCCAGCGTATCTACAAGGTTCCTGAGTTCCGCTCAGAGCAGCTTTCCGAAGATTTTCTGAATACGGTTCAACAGGATTTTGATATCGCCAGGCAGGAAGGTTTTAAACTAATACCGCGGTTCTCCTATACGGAAAACCAGAACGGAGACGATGCGGCCCTTGACACGATTTTGCTGCATTTGGATCAACTGGAGCCGCTCTTCCGGGCCAATTACGATGTTATTCTGTACATGGAGGCCGGATTCATCGGCGCCTGGGGAGAATGGTATTATTCCTCTCACAACCTGAACAACACCCAGGATCGACGGACTGTGCTCTTCAAAGAATTAGATGTGCTGCCCGAAGAGCGGATGGTTGTAGTTCGTACGCCGAATTACAAGAAAAATATTTATTCCAATGATGAACCGCTGACATCGGATGAGGCTTACACCGGATCGAACAGGGCCCGCACCGGCGCACACAACGACTGTTTCCTGGCCAGCGCTACCGATTATGGCACCTACCAGGACATCCAGGAAGACAAAAACTATCTGCACAACGATAACAGATTCGTGCCGCAAGGAGGGGAAACGTGTAATCCCAGCGATTACTCCGGATGCAACAACGCCCTGGATGATTTAGAATATCTGCATTGGTCGGTATTAAACCGTGATTACCATAGCACAGTTTTGGACGGCTGGGAGGAAAACGGATGTATGCCCGAAATCAAGCGCCGCCTTGGTTATCGGTTCCAACTCCTTGATGCGTCCATAGTTGACAGCGTCCGTTCGGACGGTAAGTTCACGCTGGACTTTGCGGTCTGGAATCGCGGGTTCGCCAGTCCGTTTAATCCACGGAATGTGGAGGTGGTTTTACGGCATCAATCAACCGGGAGCGAATTTTATCTTTCAGTAGATGTCGATCCCCGGTTGTGGTTTTCGGGCGATACCACACAGGTGTCGATTAGCGGCGGGATGATCCCGGAGATGCCCGAGGGTGAATACGCGGCATTTCTGAATCTGTCTGATCCCGTACCGCGTCTGCGCAAACGACCGGAATACAAGATTCGACTGGCCAATGAAGGTGTCTGGGAAGATTCCACCGGATACAACAATTTGAACCATACAATTACCCTTGATCAGCAGGCGTCCGGTAATGTGTATTCCGGGGATACGTACTTTGAATCGACGGATAACATCACCAGCACTGTCCACGAACCGCCGCAACCCGTTGCACAGCAGTTTACTTTGAGTGGGAATTATCCGAACCCGTTTAATGAGAGGACACAGTTCCAATTCACGCTTGCAAACCCGGCGCCGGTCGGTATTCAGGTCTACGATATTGCAGGGCGGCAGGTAGATGAACTGCGCACGAAGTACTACGATACGGGCAAACACATTATCAACTGGACGCTGCAGGAATTGAGCCGCGGTATTTTTTTTATCCAGCTCACGAACGGCCAACACGAGGAAACAATACGGGCAGTCTTGAAATAG